Below is a genomic region from Vitis riparia cultivar Riparia Gloire de Montpellier isolate 1030 chromosome 16, EGFV_Vit.rip_1.0, whole genome shotgun sequence.
ttaaagcCTTTGATTTGGGTGGGCATCAGATCGCTCGAAGAGTCTGGAAGGATTATTATGCCAAGGTGGATCAGGATGCTGTGGTGTACCTGGTTGATGCGTATGACAAGGAAAGATTTGCCGAGTCAAAGAGGGAGTTGGATGCCCTCCTTTCTGATGAGTCACTGGCATATGTTCCATTTCTCATTCTGGGAAACAAAATAGACATACCCTACGCTGCCTCTGAGGATGAGTTGCGTTACCACCTGGGCCTGACCAACTTCACAACTGctcggggcggggcgggtatgggaatttatcatacccgccccgtcccgccccgccccgtttaattttttaaatgggacggggatgggaattattttaaataaacggggcggggttgggatgggggcgacccgtcccgaacccgccccgttgccattcctagtcATAACATAAAACTATTAAACTATGATGACTTtactaagctactatattgcataaactctcaaccttgaaagggTGTTAAGCTAGTGTTAAAGTCTTTAGTGACTTTAATGTatgagtgagaccctaaagtagttatatatttcatattgaTTAAGTCACTATTGATCAAGACAGGtgacaatagatattctcaagaTAGACACCATAATATCTCCTCATAGGATTGTgacatgtcctcttgggtgattttaaaaatatgtgatcatgaaatatatgGTTACAATAATGCATTatgtagaatttgacatatgctcttagaATCAGATTATGTCAGTTAATCACATAATAGAAAGATTTGAGACTCAAGAACTATAGATATAATCTTAAGAGGTTGATGACATTTATCCcattaaattatgaatatcaATTTATGAGGAGTTTGCATGCAGTGGATAATAGGTTACGAACTTGAAAAATTGATTGACTCGGGTTTAATTAGTTTGCATCTTGGATTCTTTGTTGACACAAAGTCTTGAGGTTACATGAagaattaatcatttatatgcataagggcattttagtaaaaatgtaaggttatctatgattttatgattaatcaattttatcttctaaattggattaattaattaattaggtcCCAATAGGACCTgatgggctagattaagtgacctaagcctaaaataggcttaagtgacttgaatcCATGAGGAAGTCTATAAACCCCTCTTAAGGGTTTAGGTTTTAGCATTCCATATCATTGTCTTCTAGAGAACCTTCATCACTCTTTCTTAATAAGATTTGGAGCCATTCTACACAAGTGCTAAGGGCCAAAGAAAAAGTGATTCGGTGGAAGATTACTAGGTAGTTAAGACCATCTTCTTCAAGGGGAgttttgatctaggaacatctagatcgAAAGGTAGTTGTTTAAGCcctaaatctaaagttttttgtttttgtatttcattGTAATTACATCTAGTATCCTTAGGTTGTCATATGTATGCAGCTATGATCAAGTAATCAAGTTTGTAAAAGATGATATCATATTAACAGTTTGCTTATGCTAATGTTAAGTGTAAGAAATaacttttattacaaaaattatggtattattgccacgccccaaaacccactccaagggcgtgacagtcatttcacacctcaaacctgaaggcttaaagtgtaacctgacccatacaattatcttgtaagtggaagttaccaattaccaaatacttGTTCAACGTAACataacaaaaattctaaaatcttcaaaacttaactttaaaactaagcatccatAAACCAAAATCCATTTATCCAAATAGATTACAAACTCAAACAATTCAAgtgctaacaaaattttcataatctccaaatctcaacttcaaactatcataaaaaaaaaaaaaaaaaaaaaaaaaaaaaaatcaaaagttcaatatttaaatagcttccaaaaaccaaataatccaaatgaacataaacttataagttaacaatgtccaaaaataacattctaagcaaaatcctaatgatgaccattccccgACTTCGCCATCACTCCTCCCTTGAACTAAGAGTACCTaaaaagtaatcaacaaataggaatgagctcaaagcccaataaggaacaatAATGTAGTCCATGgattaaatatttcaagttcacttgcaaaataggagatattatgtctaattatttttataaacctttgagtcaattttgccaatacattcaaaacttttagtTGTAcacattcattttttattcaaacattttcatatcaaatttagtcaaaatattcaaatcatttatttactctgatcatcaaacatcaaatggtgcccaattaagtgagacttttcaaataggtggctagcctcaaattatTCCTTTATgatggacggaaccaaacactactagtacgtagtaacctctaaccaaacccctagaggttggcgtccaaatcaattacattccccaccaagaaatgtaaaggtcaactattatatcccgttgacaagagtcaaaaagtcaaaagtcaactattatatcttgTTGACAAGGGTCAAACAAAAtagagtcaaacacttatttcaattattcaaattttcaaaacataatatctccacatttctctattgtaaacaaaatataaggtttTAACATACATTTCAtgtaaaacatatttgatccatgcataaaatgaataataactcaaaacattttcaaatgatgtatataaaaatttgtttctaaaaaaaaagtgtattaatttctcttaccttAAAAGCACTTAGAAACCTTGAAGAGTTTAACTCCAAGAATCTAACTTCCACCTAACATAACAAAAAGATATTATtatcacaaaattattttccaacttcttaaccaataacaatttaattaattagtttccctttatttgttttattatttattaattaatttttttttcaaaaattcatcctcaataatttgtttctaattcctaaactaaattgaatttcttagaaatatttattttgaaataatttctcTCATTACGTCATacaagaatttatttatttaatccaaaCCTATCATTATGTAGGTTTCCTAgacttactttttcttttaataatatcaacctatatatatatatatatatatatatatatatatatatatatattcttttcttttttctcatcttAGATTCTACATGTcatttaacttttcaaaaagCACACACCAATTTTACATGTCATTTGACTTCACACCGAACGACACCATCTTTagaatttcttcattttttttatatacccaATCACGTCTCAAGTCCCCCCTCAAAGACTTCTTCcacgttattttttttttctactttttgtcAACCGCAACTCTAAACATGTATAAtgtccatttaaaaaaaaaaaaaaaaaaaccctaatctagattgtggtttcttaaaaaattacctAAAGTTTTCACAAAAAGTGACaaatctaagaaaataaaattgaagaattataagaaaaaaatcttacgtatagagatctgttctttAAACCCTGAATTCCGACTCCAATCTTATGTTCTCTGAAATTTTGTGAATAGAAATGCTATTCAGAAAAAAACAGGAAAAACagtaatttctaatttatacctagggtatttatttgaaaaattacagttttatccctctttaattttattaaattaattaattaattaattaaattattattattattattttcctaatttattcttgaaaaaaaaaaattgggtgttACATCCTCTCCTctttaacaaaagtttagttctctaaacttgacatacttgagtcttgaaataattgaggatgtttttctctcatttcttcttctaactcccaagtggCCTCTCAGATACTATGATTGCTCCACTAGACCTTTACCAACTTGACAATAGCATGTCATAGTATCTTATCCATCACATCCACAATTTGCACGGGCACCTCTTCATAGGTTAAGTCCTCCgaaatttgaataggctccaactccacaacatgagagggatcataaatatatttcctcaaagtcgaaacatggaatacattatgaatcttagatagacttgggggcaaggccACTTTATAAGCCAAAGTGCCTACTATTTCGAATACCTCAAATGGTCCCACAAAACGAGGACtgagtttcatttttcttccaaatctcattataaacttcataggtgaaactttcaagaaaacatgatcacctacttcaaactccaaatctcggATGTGATTATCAGCATAACTCTTTTGTCTGATTTGTGCtgcttccatttttctttaattaaagaaaccttttcaacagtcaactacacaagttcaggccccaaAAGTTTATTCTCTCCAACATCATCTCAACAAACAGGAGATCGACATCTCCTACCATATAACGCCTCAAAAGGTGtcatcccaatgctagcttgaaagcTATTATTATAAGCAAACTCCATTATAagcaaataataatttcaattacCTTTTTTGGTCCAAAGTACAATCTCTTAACAAATCTTCGAAGACCTGAATTACCCTTTTTGATTGATCATCAGTCTACGGATGAAaagcagtactaaaactcaacttagtaccTAATTCTTTCTATCAACTATGCCAAAATCTAGAAGTGAAATGAGGATCTCTGTCAGATACTATAGAAACAGGTAcaccatgcattctcacaatctccttaaTATAAAGAGAAGCCAAACGATCCATGGAAAAATTGACTTTCATAGgtagaaaatgaacaaattttgTCAGTCGATCCACAATtattgattcgtgcccagctaGTGTATGCCCTGTTGATTGGtattcaatcaactggtgtactctGATTTCAGTCCTCAAACGGGagtgatcaacaaaatttataaacctatttcaccatatactagggtagcattagctagcatagcatagtggctctaggatcatccacatggatgggttttcaaattacaactgatatttgttcaaaaactgaattggtgttttttcttttcaaggttagctttaaaaaaaaacataaatatgtttgaaaaggttggttttaagtgaaaccaataataaagtaatggaaattacttacaaagaaaaatgtttcttagaattttagatcactaggctcaggttcgtcatacaaaaagggagttccagtcacttgaatcttttcctcgcattggggatttaacatatagttatttcccgaaccggtgtggaaCAGATGTTTCCCCTtgatgggttcaaacactaaatccctatcactgaatcatcttgcaatggttcatacctctcacctagtattgaccattcaaggtgatccttaaccttggattacccgttaaaagctcgcaagagataactaatggatgtctcctgggaatccaaaagcttaccaagtgttagctattctagataatcctacctttaaaccacctcccagaggctcacaagagataaactagtgtatctcaatggacggagaccacttgtcttaccaagtgttagcccaagtgattttaagggattttaagttaactaaaaagataaaaatcattaacggatcacactttctcttcatttaaaactgaaacaaaaaacttccaattttggATTCAgaaccttacctagcttccttcactccaagaaacaaaaagcctagtcactcatcctctgggaaaacatcttcagagtttgatttgctagaaataaaaataacaagaaaacaaaatgagaaggtaaggcagagcaaagctctgtgtattactttcttgaaaaactatacaaagtgtTGTGTCTGAGAAAAACTCCCAAGCttcttatatattataaaaagatATTTCTAGAGAGGCTGTTTACCCTTTCTTCTAACTTCCTAACTAAGAAaacctatgattggtggattacaaggagaaaatagggatttatacaaaaatatctgaagataaaaaatctaacagagtcggttgcaaatatctgaGATTACACAGATGGATTTCACAAGTTGGAAAcatgacttgcgaaaattttgtaAGTTGCGAAATTGTCCTTTAGCTTGGTGCaattgtcttccaatggccataacttcttcgtttcagcttcgatttgcacaccgtttgaagtgttggactcctgacttcctgagcttcgaaaagatatatagtatgcataaaatggactccatTATGTACTCTAAATGTGTCCTACAGCTTCTCTCCTTggttcatgttagatttctctatctgtttttcctccttgcattcttgatttggctttggcaaagggttaCGAAGATCCAAAGCatagtttcttcatgaatttgagcttcaacttggtTTGCTATGAACTATAGaaagatctccctcattcttggattgctttggtgatcaaaaagctatcaaaaacaccaaaattaacacaatttgactagaaacaattgcaagggtccttaacatgtcaattgaattaacaggcaataactactactcgaaagtgtttaaaagagttaattacaagctataaaataacacttttttagtagtaatcaatTACCCAAATAGCATTATTACCCCCTAAGGTTCTTGGAAACCCTATCACAAAGTCCATGGTAATATGTTCTAATTTCCATTCAGGAATAGAAAGTGGTTGTAATGATCCTACTGGTCATTGATGCTCAACTTTCACCTATTGGCACACCAAACACTGAGCCACAAACCTTGCAATATCTCGTTTCATACCCGGCCACCAATAATTTTGCTTCAAACCTCTATACATCTTCGTTCCTCTTGGGTGGATCGCAAACTtagaacaatgagcttcctccaaTAGCTTTCTTCTTAAATctccatcatttgggacacaaagtctagtcctaAATCTCAAAATCCCATCACTTGATAAGACAAAGTCAGGCTTACTACCCCTCTTAACTTCTTTCATAAGTTGTACTAATTGCTTCCGAGTCCAAAACTCTTATATGGacttgtaaactcctcaaatATTCCAATAATTGCCTCTGGCAACCTCTAATAGCTGCTAAAGAACCAACAAATTTCCTGCTCAAGATGTCAGCCACAGCATTCGCCTTCCCTGGGTGATACTGAATAATGCATTCATAGTCTTTAAGTAGTTCAATCCACTTTTTTCTCATGTTCAATTCattttgggaaaataaatacttcaaactcttatgatctgtgaatatctcacaagtttcaccaaaaagaaaatgtctccagatcttaagtgcaaaaaccactacagctaactccaaatcatgagtaggaTAATTTTGTTCAAAAGGCTTCAACTGTCTAGAAACATAAGCTACAACTTTCCTatgttgcataagaacacaGCCCAAACCCTGAcgagaggcatcactatacaccacaaaccTTCCTAAGCCTaaagggatagtcaaaataggagttgTCACCAATCTGTTATTTAACTCTTGGAAACTACGTTCACAATCATTAGACCACTCAAACTGAACCTTTTTCTACGTCAACCTGGTCAGAGGTAGGGCGATCTTAGATAACCCCTCAATAAACCGCCTATAATAACCATCCAGTCCTAAGAAACTTCGAATCTCAGTCACAGTATTAGGTCTCCTCCAATTTGACACATCATCTACCTTTCCAGGGTCAACAGAGATGCCATCCTTGGTcaccacatgcccaaggaaagaGACTTTGtctaaccaaaactcacacttcttTAGTTTAACATACAATTGCTTATTTCTAAGAGTCTgcaatacaatactcaaatggcGCTCATGCTCCTCCCTACTCTTTAagtacaccaaaatatcatctataaaaaccaccacaaactgatttagatagggcttgaataccctattcattaagtccataaaagcagtaggtgcattagtcaaaccaaaatgcataaccaaaaactcataatgcacATATCTAGTTCGAAAAGAATTCTTAGGTACATCTTCACttctaacccttaactgatgataactagaccgaagatcaatcttagagaacacacatGCACCCTGAagttgatcaaacaaatcatgaATCCGAGGAAGGGGATACTTGTTCTTCATCGTCATCTTATTCAACTCTCTATAATCAATGCAGAGTCTCATAGATCCATCTTTAttctttacaaataaaacaagagctccccaaggtgaaacactaGGCTTAATGAAGCCCTTATATAACAACTCTTGAAGTTGAATCTTTAAGTCCTTAAGCTCCATAGGTGCCATCCTGTAAGGGGCATTAGAGATAGGAGTTGTCCCTAGTGCCAAATCAATGGTGAACTACACTTTCCTCTCTGGTGGAAAGCCAGGTAGATCCTCAGGAAAGACATCAGGATAATCTCTTACAATGGGcatgttttccaaactttaaATCATATTCCTCATTCACAACATAAGCCAAAAAAAGACTTGACAACATTTCCTGAGCAAAGAACTAGCTCGCAAGGCTGAGATCATATGCAGTGGTTTGTCCACATGCTTtccatcaaaactaaaattaggCTGACCAGAAATCCTAAACATCACTCTTTTCCTAAAACAATTAATAGATGCATGGTAtgaagctaaccaatccatccccaaaatcacatcaaaatcctagAGGTCAAGAAGTACTAAGCCAACTATCATATCTCTATACCCAATCATCATACAACAATCtctaagtattttattaaccacaacagaatctcccagaggagtagcaacaaataaatcaaagtctATGTTGCCAATCGACATacccaacaaaccagcaaaagatATGGAAACAAAAGAGTGCATTGAACCGTGATCAATTAAGGCTCTAAAAAATAAGGTGTGAATTCGAAGAGTACCTGTCACCACATCAGAAGTAGCCTGAGCATCTCTATGAGTCAATGAAAATAC
It encodes:
- the LOC117933334 gene encoding uncharacterized mitochondrial protein AtMg00860-like, whose amino-acid sequence is MVRDCPENKKFVFGKPKEENKEDRHKPRAQGLVFSLTHRDAQATSDVVTDDILVYLKSREEHERHLSIVLQTLRNKQLYVKLKKCEFWLDKVSFLGHVVTKDGISVDPGKVDDVSNWRRPNTVTEIRSFLGLDGYYRRFIEGLSKIALPLTRLT